From Helicobacteraceae bacterium, a single genomic window includes:
- the cybH gene encoding Ni/Fe-hydrogenase, b-type cytochrome subunit, whose protein sequence is MAQEAVETREVEVEFSAVTRVIHWVRALSIVALTITGFYIGAVFVSPAISGEPNLFLNARMRMWHEIFGFALIAVTLFKIYYFFASKNGAEKLERGSFSDALSPKTWIDQIKYYLLIGKHPHLKGAYNPLQFVAYSGLYVAFFLLCLTGLILYAHVYHDGFGGLIYGVMRPFEALFGGLANVRIIHRVLMWIVLVFLPVHVYMVIFNSLRGKEGALDSILSGIKFKKKH, encoded by the coding sequence ATGGCACAAGAGGCTGTTGAAACCAGAGAGGTCGAGGTCGAGTTTAGCGCCGTAACGCGCGTAATTCATTGGGTTAGAGCCTTGTCGATCGTCGCGCTGACGATTACGGGTTTTTATATCGGAGCCGTTTTCGTCTCTCCCGCGATTTCGGGCGAGCCGAATCTGTTTCTAAACGCGAGAATGCGTATGTGGCACGAGATATTTGGTTTTGCGCTGATCGCCGTTACGCTGTTTAAGATATATTACTTTTTCGCCTCGAAAAACGGGGCGGAAAAACTAGAGCGCGGCTCTTTTAGCGACGCGCTAAGCCCTAAAACGTGGATCGATCAGATCAAATACTATCTGCTGATCGGCAAACACCCGCATCTGAAGGGCGCGTATAACCCGCTTCAGTTCGTAGCCTATAGCGGGCTTTACGTCGCGTTTTTCCTGCTATGCTTGACGGGGCTTATCCTATACGCGCACGTCTATCACGACGGGTTTGGCGGCTTGATCTACGGCGTTATGCGTCCGTTCGAGGCGCTTTTTGGCGGGCTTGCCAACGTGCGGATCATTCACCGCGTTTTGATGTGGATCGTGCTGGTATTCCTGCCCGTGCACGTCTATATGGTGATCTTCAACTCGTTAAGAGGCAAAGAGGGCGCGCTGGATTCTATTTTGAGCGGAATAAAGTTCAAAAAGAAACATTGA